DNA from bacterium:
ACGCTTCTATTCTAATCCTGCAATATAGTCTGCAACTTGTTTCATATCTTCTGGGTTTAGTTTGCTTGCGAGGGTGCGCATGATTTCTAAGGGATCAGATTGACGACTTTTGGTTTTGAACGCCATGAGCTGCTGTACCGTATAGTCAGCGTTTTGGTGAGAGATCAGGGGAAATCCCGCCTGGGCGTTGCCTCGGCCATCTGGCCCATGACAGGCAATACAAGCCGCAATATGCCGAAGGCTATCTCCTTGACGAAATAATTGTTCTCCCAGTGTGTGGGGGGGCTGGGTTTTTATGGCCGCAGCTACGGGTTGCTGGGCATAATATATAGCCAAATCCTCCATGTCTTGTTCCGTTAAGGACGAGACCATGGGTGACATGATAGCGGAGGGGCGCTTGTTCCCTGATTTGAATTGGCGCAATTGCTCAAGAAGATATCGAGCATGTTGCCCTGCAAGATTAGGCCACATAGGATTGGCACTGATGCCGGTTTCGCCATGACAAGCACTACAAATCATAGCTTTAGATTTGCCTGCAATGGGATCGCCTGTCGCCCATAAGCTCAAAGGAGCTGAAAGCAATAAAAAAAATACATAGGTAAGAACGTTATTGGTGATGAAACGCATAATAATTGGATAGTATGATGATATTTGAAGGTTGCTAAGGATACCATTTTTAAGGGTCTGCGTCACAAGATCAAATGATATCCCGATGCAAGGGGCATTCTCTGCTTTCGTGCATCAAAACTTGCACAGGGTTACGATGCGAGATATCATCCTCTCTCGTTATTCAATCGATATGTTATGCCCATGATAATCAATCCTTATAAGCAGGCTGAGTTTTTAAAAAGTGCTGCCAAAGTTGAGCAATTACCGGTTGATCTAGGGTATGAAGTTGCTTTTGCTGGGCGTTCAAATGCGGGAAAATCTTCCGCGTTAAATTGTTTAACAGCAAACGGACGTTTGGCGAGAACATCCAAGACCCCAGGACGTACCCAACTGATTAATTTGTTTACG
Protein-coding regions in this window:
- a CDS encoding c-type cytochrome, which gives rise to MTQTLKNGILSNLQISSYYPIIMRFITNNVLTYVFFLLLSAPLSLWATGDPIAGKSKAMICSACHGETGISANPMWPNLAGQHARYLLEQLRQFKSGNKRPSAIMSPMVSSLTEQDMEDLAIYYAQQPVAAAIKTQPPHTLGEQLFRQGDSLRHIAACIACHGPDGRGNAQAGFPLISHQNADYTVQQLMAFKTKSRQSDPLEIMRTLASKLNPEDMKQVADYIAGLE